The Paenibacillus sp. YPG26 genome includes a window with the following:
- a CDS encoding FTR1 family protein, producing MLGTGSKLGRVLSMMIFFLILTGGSVLPLGITPSAAAEAAASGKMEGVLGNLSKLKTALGQSDLDQAAAAFRPIKKWWNTNKHEVKKNSLSMSLEIEGQIAGISLDLLNKEASKALDKAGTLEFSLINYRDGAYIGNDGKQQMTLSVYIMKLRGAADLIGKQQWTEAGAEVKQLQQQWLTVEGDIVSKSAEVYSSTERDLVLLDAYLANPEQRDQAQMVINRMISALSPLAGAEYTWIDAALIPIREGLEALLVVGALLMYGKKAESTAASRYVVFGSAAGLLASIAVGFAVVAFLSSSSFGLSNSLINGWTGVLASFLLLYVSYWLHRNADVNRWKQFVESKSSKALSGGKMFSLALLAFFAIVREGLETVIFLIGMVGKMSGASLAGGIAAGFGVLALGAFILIKAGTRLPVRPLFLVSSVIVFYLCFKFMGSGIHSLQMAGVLPSTVQEYLPEYAAISLYPSWYSTLPQLIFLLAGILVLILSRTSGRRTKLRTISSL from the coding sequence ATGTTAGGCACGGGCTCGAAGCTGGGGCGGGTTCTTTCCATGATGATATTCTTTCTTATCCTGACGGGAGGTTCTGTCCTGCCGCTCGGTATCACTCCTTCTGCAGCTGCAGAGGCTGCCGCAAGCGGGAAGATGGAAGGTGTCCTGGGGAATCTTAGCAAGCTGAAGACGGCCCTTGGCCAAAGTGATCTTGATCAGGCGGCAGCGGCTTTCCGGCCGATCAAGAAGTGGTGGAACACGAACAAGCATGAGGTCAAGAAGAACTCGTTGTCGATGTCTCTCGAGATTGAGGGCCAGATCGCCGGAATTTCGCTAGACCTGCTGAATAAGGAAGCCTCCAAGGCCTTGGACAAGGCGGGTACGTTGGAATTCTCATTGATTAATTACCGGGATGGTGCTTATATCGGCAACGATGGGAAGCAGCAGATGACCTTGAGTGTCTACATCATGAAGCTTAGAGGAGCCGCAGACCTGATCGGGAAGCAGCAGTGGACTGAGGCGGGAGCCGAAGTGAAGCAGCTGCAGCAGCAATGGTTGACCGTGGAAGGCGATATTGTCAGCAAATCAGCCGAAGTCTACAGCAGCACCGAGAGAGATCTCGTTCTGCTGGATGCTTATTTGGCCAATCCTGAGCAGAGAGATCAGGCACAAATGGTTATCAACCGGATGATTAGCGCTCTGTCTCCCCTGGCTGGAGCGGAGTACACCTGGATTGATGCGGCGCTTATTCCAATACGCGAAGGGCTCGAAGCGCTGCTTGTAGTCGGCGCCCTGCTGATGTATGGGAAGAAAGCGGAATCTACAGCAGCCAGCCGCTACGTGGTCTTTGGATCAGCTGCAGGACTGCTCGCCAGTATAGCCGTGGGATTTGCAGTGGTTGCCTTCTTGTCATCGAGCTCGTTCGGTCTGAGCAATTCCTTGATTAACGGCTGGACCGGCGTTCTGGCCAGCTTCCTTCTTCTATATGTCAGCTACTGGCTGCACCGCAATGCGGATGTGAACCGCTGGAAGCAATTTGTGGAGAGCAAGAGCTCCAAGGCGCTGTCGGGCGGGAAGATGTTCTCGCTAGCCCTGCTTGCTTTTTTCGCCATCGTGCGTGAAGGACTGGAGACGGTAATCTTCCTTATCGGGATGGTAGGCAAGATGTCAGGCGCATCACTTGCAGGCGGGATCGCTGCAGGGTTCGGTGTGCTCGCCTTGGGCGCGTTTATTCTGATCAAAGCAGGAACAAGGCTGCCAGTAAGACCTTTGTTCCTGGTATCCAGCGTAATCGTCTTTTATCTATGCTTCAAATTCATGGGCTCAGGGATTCACAGCCTCCAGATGGCTGGCGTACTCCCATCGACAGTGCAGGAATACCTGCCGGAATATGCGGCAATCAGCCTGTATCCTTCCTGGTACAGCACCCTGCCGCAGCTGATCTTCCTGCTGGCCGGAATACTGGTCCTTATCCTGAGCCGCACATCAGGCAGACGCACCAAGCTTCGCACAATATCATCGCTGTAA
- a CDS encoding sugar phosphate nucleotidyltransferase has translation MRIILLSGGSGKRLWPLSGEVRSKAFLKLLPGPDGSRESMIQRVCRQLGEAGLLGSTAIVTHHSQLELVRSQIGNLIPILTEPYKRGTLTAIALACTYLKSQPDADLNEPLIFMPVDPFVEASFFELLRTLPSVLSSSGADIALVGTRPACASTQYGYIVPEAAGTDKADGYYRVTRFAEKPDMTQARRLLEKGALWNCGVFAFSLEFISKALLEFGLPEDNGQLVQIYEGLSEASFDKEIVEHTKNTVVVPYEGAWEDLGSWDTFTKHLGTESIGPGSISDDSRHTHLVSELDQPIHVIGVSNLIIAASPDGILVASKENSSRIKELDPGRSILPSTTEYSWGRVKILRRSGPSEAPDEIISTVRVLQGEQLREPGRPGWKGIWMILSGSGQVTIDDCPPRAVKSGDVLEIKSGTPCSLVADTELEFVSVQLKGARD, from the coding sequence ATGAGAATCATCCTGCTGTCCGGAGGTTCCGGCAAAAGATTGTGGCCGCTATCCGGTGAAGTCCGTTCCAAAGCCTTCCTTAAGCTGCTGCCCGGCCCAGACGGGAGCAGAGAATCTATGATCCAAAGGGTATGCCGGCAGCTCGGTGAGGCCGGTCTGCTTGGCTCAACAGCCATTGTCACCCATCACAGCCAGCTGGAGCTTGTGCGCAGTCAGATTGGGAACCTCATCCCTATCCTTACAGAACCCTATAAGCGTGGAACTCTGACGGCTATTGCCCTAGCCTGCACTTACTTGAAGTCTCAGCCGGATGCTGATCTGAATGAGCCTCTGATCTTCATGCCGGTCGATCCCTTTGTAGAGGCAAGCTTCTTCGAGCTGCTTCGTACTTTGCCATCGGTTCTATCAAGCTCAGGTGCTGACATCGCCCTGGTCGGAACCCGGCCTGCTTGTGCTTCGACGCAATATGGCTATATTGTACCTGAAGCAGCCGGGACAGATAAGGCTGATGGCTATTATCGGGTAACCAGATTCGCGGAGAAACCGGACATGACTCAGGCACGCAGGCTGCTGGAGAAGGGGGCCTTGTGGAACTGCGGGGTCTTTGCATTCTCACTAGAGTTCATTTCTAAAGCACTTCTTGAATTTGGTCTGCCCGAAGATAATGGACAGCTGGTGCAAATATATGAGGGGTTGTCTGAAGCAAGCTTCGACAAGGAAATTGTGGAACATACGAAGAATACGGTAGTTGTTCCTTATGAGGGAGCCTGGGAGGACCTGGGCAGCTGGGATACGTTCACCAAGCATTTGGGAACCGAATCGATTGGACCCGGCAGCATCTCGGACGATTCCCGGCATACGCATCTGGTCAGCGAACTGGATCAGCCGATTCATGTGATTGGTGTATCCAACCTGATCATCGCCGCGAGTCCAGACGGGATTCTGGTCGCTTCCAAAGAGAACAGCAGCCGGATCAAGGAGCTGGACCCCGGACGGTCTATACTGCCTTCAACTACCGAATACAGCTGGGGCCGGGTCAAGATTCTTCGCCGTTCCGGTCCTTCGGAGGCACCTGATGAGATCATATCCACCGTCCGTGTCCTTCAGGGCGAGCAGCTTCGTGAGCCTGGCAGACCGGGTTGGAAGGGGATCTGGATGATCCTATCCGGTTCAGGACAAGTGACGATTGATGACTGTCCACCAAGGGCCGTAAAATCCGGAGATGTGCTTGAGATAAAGTCTGGCACTCCGTGCAGTCTTGTAGCTGACACGGAGCTGGAGTTCGTAAGCGTGCAGCTAAAGGGGGCCAGAGACTGA
- a CDS encoding carbohydrate ABC transporter permease: MRKSTNWPITTLIALGSLLILFPLYLTVSIALKNPEEMARSIFALPTGLHFENFANAIAATDFFTAFKNSALVTVISVLFILLTNSMVSYAIARNMNKRFFKGLYFYFISAMFIPFQIIMLPVVKQTTAFNMNNIVGLIILYVVYGLAFNVFVYVGYIRSIPYELEEAATVDGATTWGTFWRIIFPLLAPINATIGILSCLSSWNDFLLPLVLLGGPESYTLPLVQYVFQGQFSTDFNLAFASYLLALLPMVIVYLFAQKWIINGITQGAIK; this comes from the coding sequence ATGAGAAAATCAACGAATTGGCCGATTACAACTCTCATTGCGCTGGGATCACTGCTCATTTTATTCCCGCTGTACTTAACGGTAAGCATCGCCCTGAAGAACCCGGAAGAAATGGCGCGTTCCATCTTCGCCCTGCCGACAGGGCTGCACTTTGAGAATTTCGCAAATGCGATAGCAGCAACCGACTTCTTCACCGCATTCAAGAACAGCGCGCTGGTAACGGTGATTTCGGTCTTGTTCATCCTGCTGACGAATTCTATGGTATCCTATGCGATTGCGAGGAATATGAACAAGAGGTTCTTCAAAGGCTTGTATTTCTACTTTATCAGCGCTATGTTCATTCCGTTCCAGATTATTATGCTTCCCGTCGTCAAACAGACAACGGCCTTCAACATGAATAATATCGTGGGACTCATTATTCTGTATGTAGTATATGGGCTTGCGTTTAATGTATTTGTATATGTGGGCTACATCCGTTCAATTCCTTACGAACTGGAAGAGGCGGCTACCGTGGACGGGGCAACCACCTGGGGAACGTTCTGGAGAATTATTTTCCCGCTGCTTGCACCTATCAATGCCACCATCGGGATACTGTCCTGCTTGTCCTCGTGGAATGACTTCCTGCTTCCACTGGTCCTGCTGGGCGGCCCGGAATCGTATACGCTCCCTTTGGTTCAGTATGTGTTCCAAGGCCAATTCAGCACCGACTTCAACCTGGCCTTCGCATCGTATCTGCTTGCGCTCCTGCCGATGGTCATCGTATATCTGTTCGCCCAGAAATGGATTATTAACGGAATTACGCAAGGTGCTATCAAGTAA
- the efeB gene encoding iron uptake transporter deferrochelatase/peroxidase subunit, which translates to MELEPNEKQKQSVSRRDFLKLSAIAGTGITLGAAGMGAIMGIVKPESGKAAALPNDRISLYGQHQAGIVTPQQTYMYLASFHLTGDDRSSVIRLFRDWTKFCDLSTAGGTMKTGDNTLLPPSDTGETLDLPAAKLTITFGFGPTFFRQEGKDRFGIAARAPRYLKDIPRMPRENLDPSLSGGDVCIQVCAEDQQVAFHAVRNLIRLSTGYATVNWMQEGFISATPGKTPRNLFGFKDGTANIEHDTSSGYDDVVWAGEGEPDWMKGGSYLAYRKIRMLLEVWDRTSLKEQEDTFGRFKESGAAYGRTGEFDAVDMSKQPDTAHVHLAKQTGQRIHRRAYSYTNGVDPRTGNVDAGLLFLSYQKNPEAQLLPMLRLMQSRDKLNEYTMHVASGLYACPRGLREGQYIGQNILEG; encoded by the coding sequence ATGGAACTCGAACCTAACGAGAAGCAGAAGCAGAGTGTATCGCGGCGTGACTTCCTCAAGCTATCCGCCATAGCAGGGACTGGAATTACACTGGGCGCAGCGGGTATGGGGGCGATCATGGGGATCGTGAAGCCGGAGAGCGGAAAGGCGGCCGCGCTGCCTAATGACCGGATATCCCTCTACGGACAGCATCAGGCTGGAATTGTCACTCCACAGCAGACCTATATGTATTTGGCAAGCTTTCACCTAACCGGCGATGATCGTTCCTCGGTCATTCGCTTATTCCGGGACTGGACCAAGTTCTGTGATCTGAGCACGGCCGGTGGCACAATGAAGACGGGAGACAACACCCTGCTTCCGCCGAGTGATACCGGCGAGACCCTGGATCTGCCTGCTGCGAAGCTGACTATAACTTTCGGCTTTGGCCCTACTTTTTTTCGGCAGGAAGGCAAGGACCGCTTTGGTATCGCGGCGAGAGCCCCTCGTTACCTGAAGGATATTCCGCGCATGCCCCGCGAGAATCTGGACCCGTCGCTGTCAGGCGGAGATGTCTGTATTCAGGTGTGCGCAGAGGATCAGCAGGTGGCATTTCATGCGGTGCGTAACCTGATCCGTCTGTCTACCGGTTATGCCACTGTGAACTGGATGCAGGAAGGCTTCATTAGCGCAACGCCGGGGAAGACACCCCGGAATCTGTTCGGCTTCAAGGATGGCACGGCGAACATCGAGCACGATACCTCTTCCGGTTACGACGATGTCGTCTGGGCAGGAGAAGGCGAACCCGATTGGATGAAGGGGGGCTCTTATCTGGCCTACCGCAAGATTCGGATGCTGCTCGAGGTGTGGGACCGTACTTCGCTTAAGGAGCAGGAAGATACCTTCGGGAGATTCAAGGAATCGGGAGCCGCCTACGGAAGAACAGGGGAATTTGATGCTGTGGATATGTCTAAGCAGCCGGATACTGCCCATGTGCATCTAGCCAAGCAGACAGGCCAGAGAATTCACCGGAGAGCCTATTCGTATACGAATGGAGTCGATCCGCGCACAGGGAATGTGGATGCCGGGCTTCTGTTCCTGAGTTATCAGAAGAACCCGGAGGCACAGCTTCTTCCGATGCTTAGATTGATGCAGTCCAGAGATAAGCTCAACGAGTATACCATGCACGTGGCCAGCGGCCTGTATGCTTGTCCGAGAGGGCTCAGAGAAGGGCAGTATATTGGCCAGAACATTCTGGAAGGATAA
- a CDS encoding DUF6492 family protein — MNDITALASLSARTPIDVLIPAIEKDLGTLPFVIDGIRSYVQHPIGTIYIVSPESARIRSLCRTKNCTFVHEHHVLPITKKDITYRSSTWDRSGWLYQQLLKLNGDRICRNRHFLVTDADTVLIRPHTFLQNGKTIFYYRNWTHPEYLHIHARLLGQKARSPKSFVNHYMLFDSVKLSRLKRIIEHRHGVRWYTAILKQLNRRKQFGFSEFETYGNFLRSNYPSAITLRPTLNREFKKSILAVPAPERQQLARAYRSLSFHKRSGYSLRKKNSI; from the coding sequence ATGAACGACATCACAGCTCTGGCCTCGTTAAGCGCGCGAACCCCGATTGATGTACTGATACCTGCCATTGAAAAGGATCTTGGCACCCTGCCCTTTGTGATTGACGGAATCCGCAGCTATGTCCAGCACCCTATCGGCACCATTTATATCGTATCCCCGGAGAGTGCGAGAATCCGGAGTTTATGCCGGACGAAGAACTGTACCTTTGTCCATGAGCATCACGTGCTGCCGATCACCAAGAAAGATATTACCTACCGGTCAAGCACCTGGGACCGCTCAGGCTGGCTCTATCAGCAGCTTCTCAAGCTGAATGGCGACAGGATCTGCAGGAACCGTCACTTTCTCGTGACGGATGCGGATACGGTGTTGATTCGCCCCCATACCTTTCTGCAGAACGGCAAGACCATATTCTACTACCGGAATTGGACGCATCCGGAATATCTCCATATTCATGCCCGCCTGCTCGGACAGAAGGCCCGCTCTCCCAAGTCCTTTGTTAACCACTACATGCTGTTTGATTCGGTCAAGCTAAGCCGGCTCAAGCGGATCATCGAGCACAGACACGGTGTCCGCTGGTACACGGCGATCCTGAAGCAGCTTAACCGCAGGAAGCAGTTTGGCTTCTCCGAATTTGAGACCTATGGTAACTTTCTCCGCTCGAATTATCCAAGCGCGATCACGCTGAGACCTACCCTCAATAGAGAATTCAAGAAATCCATCCTGGCGGTTCCCGCTCCAGAGAGGCAGCAGTTAGCGCGTGCTTACCGCTCTTTGTCCTTCCATAAACGCAGCGGCTATTCCCTTCGTAAGAAGAACTCTATATGA
- a CDS encoding extracellular solute-binding protein has product MKKAIMPLLAGVLAVSMLSACGSKSDGGSSGGAVKVEFFQNKPEAKATFDKLIAKFNSANPNIKVTQVNPPDAETVLKTRVAKKQVPDVIGMGATDTYSTLSKSGLFENFTNDPLTKNIQPAYLDMLKAQTGLSELNGIPFSTNANGVIYNKAMFKELGLTVPTTWDEFMAVAQKIKDAGKTPFYLTVKDSWTTLIPFNGLEPGVVGIDFFKQRKEGTVTFKDKFREVADKQLQLLSFGQKDMFGKGYNDGNVAFAKGQSVMYLQGVWAIPEIQKANPSIELGVFPFPATNDPAKNKLVSGVDTLLTVSKSSEHKAEAKKFIEFLLQSENVKQYITEQKAFPAVQGVTQDDPSVADLKPAFEKGELVDFADHYIPGAMKVDTIIQGFLQKKDVDAYLNSLDTEWDKVANRK; this is encoded by the coding sequence ATGAAAAAAGCAATCATGCCGCTTCTTGCAGGAGTGTTAGCTGTGTCGATGTTAAGCGCGTGCGGGTCCAAGAGTGACGGAGGGTCATCAGGCGGAGCGGTAAAAGTGGAGTTCTTCCAGAACAAGCCCGAAGCCAAGGCTACCTTCGATAAACTGATTGCCAAGTTCAACTCAGCTAACCCGAACATTAAAGTGACCCAGGTGAATCCACCGGATGCGGAGACGGTACTCAAGACACGCGTTGCCAAGAAGCAGGTTCCCGATGTCATCGGTATGGGTGCAACAGATACCTATTCCACCTTGTCCAAGAGCGGTCTGTTCGAGAATTTCACGAATGATCCGTTGACCAAGAACATTCAGCCGGCCTACCTCGATATGCTGAAAGCCCAGACCGGGCTCAGCGAGCTGAACGGAATTCCATTCTCTACGAATGCCAATGGTGTGATCTATAACAAAGCGATGTTCAAGGAATTGGGTCTGACCGTTCCCACAACCTGGGATGAATTCATGGCCGTCGCACAGAAAATTAAAGATGCGGGAAAAACACCATTCTACCTGACGGTGAAAGATTCCTGGACTACACTCATTCCGTTCAACGGGCTGGAGCCAGGTGTTGTAGGGATTGATTTCTTCAAACAGCGCAAGGAAGGCACAGTTACCTTCAAGGATAAATTCCGCGAGGTCGCTGACAAGCAGCTGCAATTGCTGTCCTTCGGACAGAAGGACATGTTCGGGAAAGGATACAACGATGGCAACGTAGCGTTCGCCAAGGGACAGTCCGTAATGTACCTTCAGGGCGTATGGGCGATTCCTGAAATTCAAAAGGCCAACCCTAGCATTGAGCTTGGTGTATTCCCGTTCCCGGCTACCAATGACCCGGCCAAGAACAAGCTGGTATCAGGAGTGGATACCCTGCTGACAGTATCCAAGAGCTCTGAGCACAAAGCCGAAGCCAAGAAATTCATCGAGTTCCTGCTGCAGTCGGAGAACGTGAAGCAGTATATTACGGAGCAGAAGGCATTCCCTGCGGTACAAGGTGTAACTCAGGATGATCCTAGCGTAGCTGATCTGAAGCCTGCTTTTGAGAAGGGCGAGTTGGTAGACTTCGCCGACCATTACATCCCGGGCGCGATGAAAGTCGATACGATTATCCAGGGCTTCCTGCAAAAGAAAGACGTGGATGCCTATCTGAACTCCCTGGATACAGAGTGGGACAAAGTCGCTAACCGCAAGTAA
- the efeO gene encoding iron uptake system protein EfeO — translation MLFKKITSIASISVASVLLLSACNQAAPKEAAPAEKTATNQTQAAVDTKNPVAEDAGKLQEEVKKLQDAIGKKDTAGVKSLGKSINDTWLSFENTVRQAFPLEYTEVEKYEMPIFSASAYDKVDFESLSSNADKLYTALEQLKNAKPTTANTSELLNKAVDNYKAFVDEQADNLAVQTKAFAEAVKAGDSERAKQEYTKARVYFETIEPIAESFGDLDPKIDARLADVEDESTWTGYHRIEKALWKDKSLAGQDKYADQLIKDTEELQKQIKGLKLEPKVMVAGAIELLNEAATSKITGEEEIYSRTDLVDLAANVNGSKTVYLAIIPALNEKNPDLATQLDKQFLATEELLRGHQKDGQYVTYDKLSTEQIRKISDQLSQLSTLMTQTASIL, via the coding sequence ATGTTGTTCAAAAAGATAACGTCCATTGCTTCCATCTCAGTTGCGAGTGTGCTCCTGCTGAGCGCGTGTAACCAGGCTGCTCCCAAAGAAGCGGCTCCGGCAGAGAAGACAGCCACGAATCAGACTCAGGCTGCTGTAGATACGAAGAATCCTGTAGCTGAGGATGCAGGCAAGCTGCAGGAGGAGGTTAAGAAGCTTCAGGATGCCATCGGCAAGAAGGATACGGCAGGTGTGAAAAGCCTGGGCAAGTCGATCAACGATACGTGGCTGTCCTTTGAGAACACGGTACGCCAAGCGTTCCCGCTTGAATATACAGAAGTTGAGAAGTATGAAATGCCGATCTTCTCGGCATCCGCCTATGACAAGGTTGATTTCGAGAGCCTGAGTTCCAATGCCGATAAGCTGTATACCGCTTTGGAGCAGTTGAAGAATGCCAAGCCTACTACCGCTAATACGTCCGAGCTGCTGAATAAAGCTGTAGACAACTACAAGGCCTTTGTCGATGAACAGGCGGATAACCTGGCCGTGCAGACCAAAGCCTTCGCTGAAGCGGTCAAAGCTGGCGATAGCGAACGGGCGAAGCAGGAATATACGAAAGCCCGGGTATACTTCGAGACGATCGAGCCGATTGCAGAGAGCTTCGGAGACCTGGATCCCAAGATTGACGCCCGTCTGGCAGATGTAGAGGATGAGAGCACCTGGACTGGATACCACCGGATTGAGAAGGCGCTGTGGAAGGACAAATCACTCGCCGGACAGGATAAATATGCTGACCAGCTTATCAAGGATACAGAGGAGCTGCAGAAGCAGATCAAGGGCCTTAAGCTTGAGCCAAAAGTGATGGTTGCGGGCGCAATCGAATTGTTAAATGAAGCAGCAACGTCCAAGATTACAGGGGAAGAAGAGATCTATTCCCGTACAGATCTGGTCGACCTTGCCGCCAACGTGAATGGCTCGAAGACCGTATATCTGGCAATCATACCTGCGTTAAATGAGAAGAATCCCGATTTGGCTACCCAATTGGATAAGCAGTTCCTGGCAACCGAAGAGCTTCTTCGCGGCCATCAGAAGGATGGACAGTATGTGACCTATGACAAGCTGTCCACAGAGCAGATTCGCAAAATCAGCGATCAGCTCAGCCAGCTGTCCACGTTAATGACTCAGACGGCAAGTATTCTGTAG
- a CDS encoding sugar ABC transporter permease, whose protein sequence is MAKRRIAYYLMTIPALVLFFAFHTFPAIQGIYYSFTNWDGFNTAFDFVGFKNYVNLFKDENVLNSYLFTFKYAIVVTILINVLSLLIALGLNSKIKFKNFFRGVYFLPNILSVLIVGFIFNYIFANVLPVFGEKIGSAFLSENILGKENWAWIGIVFVGVWQGIAFNTILYLAGLQTISKDLYEASSLDGASRWREFWSITFPLLASFFTINMVLAMKGALMVFDQIVALTGGGPGRATQSISLLIYNGGFQGGEFAYQSANAVIYFIVIIVISALQLKFLQKREMDM, encoded by the coding sequence ATGGCAAAGCGCCGAATCGCCTATTATCTGATGACTATACCAGCTCTTGTACTGTTCTTTGCTTTTCACACGTTCCCGGCGATCCAGGGGATCTACTACTCCTTCACGAACTGGGATGGATTTAATACAGCCTTCGACTTTGTAGGCTTCAAGAATTACGTGAACCTCTTCAAGGATGAGAATGTGCTGAATTCATATCTGTTCACATTCAAATACGCCATAGTGGTCACAATTCTGATCAATGTGCTCAGCCTGCTCATTGCGCTGGGTCTCAATTCGAAGATCAAATTCAAGAACTTCTTCCGCGGTGTGTATTTCCTGCCCAATATTCTGAGCGTTCTTATCGTGGGCTTCATCTTCAACTATATCTTTGCGAATGTGCTTCCTGTATTCGGGGAGAAGATCGGCAGCGCATTTCTCTCGGAGAACATTCTTGGGAAGGAGAACTGGGCCTGGATCGGAATTGTCTTTGTAGGCGTATGGCAGGGCATTGCCTTCAATACCATTCTGTATCTTGCCGGGCTTCAGACCATCTCCAAGGACTTGTATGAAGCTTCAAGCCTGGATGGAGCCAGCCGCTGGAGAGAATTTTGGAGCATTACGTTCCCGCTGCTTGCGTCATTCTTCACGATTAACATGGTGCTTGCGATGAAGGGAGCCTTGATGGTATTTGACCAGATCGTAGCCTTGACTGGCGGCGGGCCGGGAAGGGCGACCCAATCGATCTCACTGCTGATCTATAACGGCGGCTTTCAAGGCGGGGAATTCGCCTACCAGTCTGCCAATGCAGTCATTTACTTCATCGTGATTATCGTGATCTCCGCGCTGCAGCTTAAATTTCTACAAAAACGGGAGATGGATATGTGA
- a CDS encoding DUF1349 domain-containing protein, whose translation MRVSHTINFRAEHALPEDYYWVNEPELVKWNENQGLVLTTKPDTDFWQRTHYGFQRDNGHCLFTKVAGDFAFAAEVSFAPVTQYDQCGVMLRVNKEHWIKASIEYENESFSRLGSVVTNRGYSDWATTDISNDIKSMSYRISRRGQDVLIEYKAPEAEWKQMRIAHLHELAEIVEVGIYACSPRDRSFSCSVAQISLGPNRWEQEE comes from the coding sequence GTGAGAGTGAGTCACACCATTAACTTCAGGGCGGAGCATGCTTTGCCTGAAGATTATTACTGGGTCAATGAGCCCGAACTGGTCAAGTGGAATGAGAACCAGGGATTGGTGCTTACGACCAAGCCGGATACGGATTTCTGGCAGCGAACGCATTATGGCTTTCAGCGGGATAATGGACATTGTCTATTTACCAAGGTGGCGGGGGATTTTGCTTTTGCCGCAGAGGTCTCATTCGCCCCTGTGACCCAGTACGATCAATGTGGCGTTATGCTGCGTGTCAATAAGGAGCATTGGATCAAAGCCTCGATTGAATACGAGAATGAATCTTTTAGCCGGCTCGGTTCGGTGGTGACCAACAGAGGATACTCAGACTGGGCGACCACAGATATTTCGAATGACATCAAGTCGATGTCTTACCGGATCAGCCGGCGGGGTCAGGATGTATTAATTGAGTATAAAGCCCCGGAGGCAGAGTGGAAGCAGATGCGGATCGCTCATTTGCATGAGTTGGCGGAGATCGTGGAGGTAGGTATCTATGCTTGCAGCCCGCGTGACCGTTCTTTCTCCTGCTCGGTAGCACAGATTTCCCTGGGTCCTAATCGGTGGGAGCAGGAGGAATAG